In Lactuca sativa cultivar Salinas chromosome 5, Lsat_Salinas_v11, whole genome shotgun sequence, the DNA window ATTtggtttgattttgattcctGGAAAGCGAAGGTCTGATTGATAACGAAGTGTATCAAAATTGACATGATGATCAATTCAAGGTTGAATAGATGAAAATTGAAATGGGTCTGTTAATGGTGATCGAAGGTTTGGAGTTTCAATTTTGAGTCGATTGTTTTGGTGTCGATGGTCAGGATAAAAGATTCGAGGATCGAAGGCTTAATTATTGAAATCAACGGGTTGAAAACTATAAGCGAAGACTGTTTGATTGAAAGCGAAGAATGTGTTTGTTTGATTAAAAGTGAAGGGTTAGTTGAAAAGCGAAGGGTTGTAGTTTGTTGTAGAGAATCATTTGTGCTTCGTTAACGAAGGGTTGTCGACGGTTCGTTATTGAGGGTTCCTACATGAGGAATTCATGTCGAGTAGCGAAGGGTGTGTGTTTCAGTTTTGACTTTGATATGGTCAAACCTTCCCATTCGCTTTCTGATATAACGAAGAGAATTGGGGAAGAAAACAAATTTTTTGATTTGAATCCCTTAAATTTCAAAGAAGTAACAATTCATACCCAAAtttgaattgatgaaaacaatttGTGAAGAAGGAAGAAGTTCTCATTTAATCCCTGCAGTTTCAAAATGTTGACAGAAACTACCCAACTTCGAAATAGGACTAACAATTATGAGAAATGGAGAAATCAACAGTTCAGCCCATATAGTTAATGTGACTTAATGCTTTATGCTCAATTTTGCAATTGGGGTAGAGTTTCACATCTTAGGTTGTTTTGGGCACAACGGGTCTCTGCAGAATTCTGATATTGGTAGTTTTTACCCGGTTTTTCGAAATTCTTGCAACTCCCACCCAAAAGTcgaaaattttcataaatttggAAATTTTTCGTTACTTTTTCGTAATTGTTTTTCCATGCAAGTTTTTCGTGGTTTCATTTTtggcacacatcaagggggagttttGTGAAGATTAATCCTCGAGCGCTGTTCACCCTttatgggttttataatcattttttaatTACAAAAATGGGGAGAATGAAgagtgggtattcgaagcttctcgggtattCATTTGTTGATTTGAATACCGGTATTACTTCGAGAGGGAGTTGGTCTTGATCGTGCAAACTCATTGGATATTGAAGCCagaacatccaatcctaactttgaggggggagAATGTTAGGATGCAAAGTCACGCTTAGATGTAATTTGTGCTTACCCTCTTGTATTGTGTAATGgttgtctttcctataaataggaagtgagtgataTGTAATGTTCATTTTGGAGAGttaaactagagagagaattgtATAAGACccactttgtattttttttctagatctaataagagcttaaaccatatttatttactccttgtgttcatgATTCTTACAATAATTCACTAGATCTTATCAATTCCGCATATGCCagcataatcaacaccactacacacTAGGGCTCAATCTGAACTAAAACTACTAAATGAAATTTAACTCGTAATGCTAAATATCTTGGATTAGCGTGTGcgcgcgcacacacacatatGTTAGATGAAATAGAGTTTAtgttggagatctggatacccctTGGATCATGTGAACACTTTCCGAACTAATATTTCTACCTTATGTCTAGGTTACAAGAATATCAGCCTAGGATAATATAAGAGCAAACTTACAAATCTAGGCACATAAATCGTAAGCCAAATTGCTAGAAGGATTCTATGTTCGTATGAAGAAAAAGAGAGCTAATGATTTTCGTATCTCTCTTCTCAAAGAGAAgagtcatttatataataaacgagattagggttttccttttagGGTTGGTCATCATGGGCTGCTTTGGAAGCAAGTCAGGTTAATCCatattttaatgagaatttagggtttccaaaactgACGACTTTCactagttttaccataatcatcCTGAAGAATTCGTTTTTCCCACTATGTTCCCATAATCACCCGAGCCAGAGGCTATTCCCCTTGGACCCCACTAGGGGCGTTGCCCCTAGACCCCACCAAAGCGGCGCTTCCCCTTTGGAAACCACGGACCCAAGGGTGCTGCGCCGGACCCCCGACTTGTCGTCAAATCggcttctaattcgatcttatgCATGCGTGCCCTCCGTACAAACTCATATATGTAGtagagtacaaattatgaaaCCCCTTAGCTTATATGTTAGTtccaattacataaaatgacatgatgaCACTAAAATCaacaacatacacacacacacacatagagagagagagtgtgtgtgtgtgagagagagagagagagagtgtgtgtgtgtgtgagagagagagagagggtttaCAAGTTATTCCAAGTAGTGTAATGAGAGCTAGAAAATTAACATTGGTAAATGTAAGGAAACACTATGTTTCAACTGCATAGAGGTGGGAGATTTTGCATAAAGGTGGGAGATTTTAAGAATCAGTACACCAAGTTCGGTTCTAAGTGCTATAATTTTTTGGATTCCAGGCACACCAGACCTGATTTTCAAAAGAAAGAAGTCGAATTACCATATTTCCCTAAGATAAATGAGCAACCAAAAGCAATAAAGAATAGCCTTACATATGACTATTTAAGGAGAAAAGGAGTAATAAAAAGGTTGAATAGCATGTTGAGAGAGTTTGGAGATATTTAACTTTCTTGTTAGGAGTCTTTGAACTTAGACAAATTTATTTTATCTTGATTgtgttgagaaagaagaagataTCTAGAGTTTTTTTTCATCTTTACAACAAAGAGATCATTGTGAAAACGTCAAAGTAAGATCTATCACTAGCTTTGTGTTCTTTAACTTGGTTTGTAAACCCTTGGTGAAAACTAATGGATTTAAGGGTTGTTTGGGGTTTGATCATATTGTGATCATCATCCCACAACAGATAGAAAATATAAAACCTTATTTAGTGCGAAGAGCTTAATTTTGAAGCGATCTAGAGACCAATGCATGTCAACGACCGACGACGGTATTTGTTTTAAAAACTAGAACCTCGAACGACCAAGATTGCCAAACTCATCAAATCAAGTTTGGTGATCtttaaaattcattttaaacaACTTAGTTACTATTGTGGATGATTGTGAAGTTCTTTTGGTGTTTGTCAAATTATTTAGTGCAACGCTAAGAGACTCCATAATAGGACGGAggaactttaaatgaaaactcaTTCTATCTCCATGATAGGGAAGCTTtctcaattttcttatttatggGATCCACAATAAGTTGTCTTTTTACAATTATATGAAAAGTTATAAGACCCATCATATCCTTGAAAAATGTCATGATAAGAGTTCGTTAATTAGCAAGCTCCTTGGAAAAGCttcttcaatagttttattttttaaatttcaatACCTTTTTGGTTTGAAAAAACTCCTATTGTTGATGCTCTAAGGTCATTACATAGTGTTTTTTTCAACACAAGTCTATAaaagatgtattttgatcttgattGCTATTTGTgtgttattatattatattttacaAGTCTTGCATGCATTTAGGTGTGACTTATATAATTAAGTCATGTGTTGATGTCTTTTACAATATGATGGATGCGTAAGGAAATCTTTAAAAGATGTTTAATGTGTTATAACATGTACACGATGACATCTCATTCATTGGGAGTGATTTGACTTTGGCGTGGTCCGAACACTTTGTGAGGATTTCGAGTATAGATGGTTTGTGTTAAAAAATCTAGATAGTCTTTGCATTTGCAGGAACCTTTTAGGTGCATTAACCTTAGGCTTGGTATACATGGCACATTTGTGTGGGGTCATGTTAGACGTATATGTATTGTTTGATTGGTATCATGTCACACACATATAAAACATACTCATATGCATGACCTCCCTCAGTGTTTGACATGTAAGAATCCCTGAAGTAGTGTTTGTGGTTTTGCTGTTATGGCGATGAGTGTGGACGATGATGACTTTGGGCGTAATATAGATGCATGCCATGCATTGCATTATTAAAAATTGTTATGTGCTTACGAAGTTTTCACTTACTGtgtatttggtgtttgtgaaatGTTTTCAAGAAGGGGCCTTTAATCTTATAAAATGATGTATTTATAGAATTATATTATTAGAGTCTATCTTCAATGTATTTCATCAAACTTTTTAGTCTGACGATTTAAAATTGTTTATGTGCTTACGAGGTTTTTACTTGCTGTATaatatttggtgtttgtgaaatGTTTTCAAGAATGGGCctttaattttataaaatgatGTATTTCGAATATTATATTATTAGAGTCTAGCTTCAATGTATCTCATCAAACTTTTTAGTCTGGCCATTTATTTTGACGTGTATCTCCCAAGTGGAGAAGAATGTCGGGCGAGGCTATTGGAGTGAGAGAGTTATTTTGAGATTTCAGTTGTAGACTTTCGGTTATTTTGTTGTTATACTTTTGCTTATGGTTTCGATATTCAATTTGGCATCCCTCGTGAACATTTTTATATAACAtttgttttaaatgttttcactatTTGGGACTTTTCCGCTGCTAttttaagaagttttttttttttttttttctttttaaaactgCGGTACACTGGAAAATTGTATTATATAATGACAAAACCTCTCAAGTTGGATGCTTTATTGAAGTTTCCAGGACTTTTGGGAATGTGCTTGCTACATTTTGATTGAAGAGAGGATCTGTTCGGTGGCTTCAATAATTCCCTATCATTAAGTTATTTTTAGTTGATTTAGTCTTTGAAGTTGTTTGTTATTTAGTGATGATTTGTCTTGTTCCAGATTTTGAGAAAGAATCCTATGACTTGTGATTCTATTTTGATGCAGATTTTCAGAACCAATCTTGTTTAATCTTGTTAAGGGACCCACTTTGATGTGTTTTCATTTTGTTGTAGACGAAGCACAGTGATGGTTTCGCCTCTGCGTcacaaattttgtttgatttcttgttattttgttttgattttgaaaaaaacacaaaaataataataataataataataaataactgAATATTTTAGGTGTTTTAACGTCTTAAATGAGTAATGAACTACTTGTCTTTTTACAAAACATCATTGAAAATATCATCAAGTGGAAGTCTGGAACGTTTTATTTGTGAACAAGTTTTGCTTCGCCTACATTCTTCTGAGCACTTTAACCCGTGTATGAAATGAGTATATAATGGGATGACGATTTAATTAGATAAATCCGTTTGGAATGAGTAAATGAGGTTCTTTTATTTAATGTTTCACAATAGTATCACACAACAATGCTATTAGCAGTTAAGACTCCAAACCACCAACATTTTAATTCCCAAAGCTGATTCCTTGTGCAAGTGGTAGCTCGCTCCCATAATTGATCGTACTGTTAAAATACAATCAGATATTATattattttcacatttttcaGTCAATTTCTTATATTGGTTATGCATTTTCAAAACTAAATTTATAATCAAATAAAAGACCAAGTCGATATTATGAAGTATCGTGATCTCTTATTTGATTAAAAGCTTTCTAAAAGTATATTGCCTAAagtaaacaattaaaattaaaattaaaaaaatgactgAAAGTAGTTTCCTTTTATGTGCAAAATTTAAATTTTACCAAGTCGAGCGTCTCATATACTGTTTCCAAGAATCGCTTCCGGCTTCACGGCCACCACCTGTCCCCTTCTCACCACCAAAAGCACCGCCAATTTCAGCACCATTTGTTGGTATATTTACATTAACAATACCACAATCGCTTCCTTGAGGTCTGTAAAAAACTCACATATGACAACTCAATATTAACTTAGAGAAAATTAGAGAAATCATTGTGATTTCATTGCATTTCgaattgtttatttttttaaaaggcATTGGTGATCTTCTATAATCTATATCGCCCATTAACCAACTTTTTCATTAAAGCCACAAAGTTttaattccattttttttaaaacatgacCAACGATTTGGTTTTAGGGAAAAAAAACGggaaaacataaaaaattaaaattagtgATCTGTTAATTGGCTTTTCAGGTAAACATGATCAAtttatcaataataataataatatttaataaaacatcaCATAGGTTTTTTCAAAAATGGAATCAAAAGGTAAtggttttaacaaaaaaaattattttgtaatGGATTTTCTGTAATTTTCACATTAAATTACCACCTATGAATAATATCGTCACTCACCCAATCCATTTAAAGATAAGTTCATGTGAGCGGGTGAAAATAGAACTTGACAATCCTTGAGGTACAGAATTGTTTATCTCAACAGCTTCTTTAAAATCCTGTAaaatttataataatcattaaatAAAGTATATTCATAAATTTTGTATAAGAAattggtcaaaagtcaaaactGACCTTAAATTTTAGTACATAAAGTACAGGACCAAACAGTTCTTCCTTCACAACATCAGCACTTGGTGAAATCTCAACTATTGTCGGCTGTACAAAGTTTCCCTCAGATTCTATAACCGAACCACCGGTGAGGATTTTCCCTCCCTGAGACTTAATGACCTTTATGCCCTTCTCAAAATTCTCCCTTGATGCTTTTGTATGCAAAGGTCCAAGCAAGGTGCCATTTTCTAAAGGATCACCTACTTTAACTTGCTTATATGCTTCAAGTAATTTATCGACTACAGAGTCGTATATCTTTTCATGAACAAGcttcaataaataaatatacataatTAGCATTAAatataacagaaaaaaaaaaatcatttcaatTTTGAGATTCTTACAAGTCTACGACATGTAGTGCAGCGTTGTCCAGCTGTACCAACAGCAGCAAATAGAACAGAGCGAACAGCAAGCTGAATGTCGGCATCATCCATTACAATTAAAGCATTATTTCCACTTAATTCAAGCAGACATTTACCAAATCTCTCACTCACAGTCTGTTGAACCATCTGACCAACCTGTAGTTTTGTTATGCGCCACGTgtcagggtaaaatggtcatttagtctcgTTTAAACAGTTGATTCGGTGTAGAAAAGAGATAGAACTTATGTATATATGATTACCCATTCAGCCACTTTAACCATACAGGGCTTGAAGGGGAAACAAAAAGTAAAAAGCCCCTGAGGTAAGGTTAGTAAGGTACCTTTGAACTTCCAGTGAATGAAACCAAGGGTATGCGTGTGTCTTTTGATATGGCTTGACCAATTTCAGCACCCCCACAAAATGAGGTGAAAATGGCAGTTGGTAAACTGTTTTTTTCCAGCACTTCTGCAACTAGCTTAGTCATTGCTATTGTTATTAAAGGTGTGGTTGGGGCACCTTTCCTGCAATCATGTCATAAAGATAAGGATGAATTGGCAACATACTATACTATCCTTACCAATATAGGCAGTGTAGTTTATTTTTTAGCAACATATTTATATTTCTTCTACGCATAGTACCAATGCAAATGCACTTACATTTCTTTATTCATTGCACGTACTTATATCTTTCAACAATAAGTGCAGTGTACTTAAATTTTGCTAGCACTTATATATTGCTATTATCAGTACAGAAATGCAAGTAGATTGTTGTTATGGGTCAGAAACTGTAAGATGTTGCTATTATGTGTAAGGAAATGTAAGCATATGATAAACCTCCTGTTTAGTTCCACTAATGCAAGGAGAAGAAATGGTCAACATGATTAAATGAAGTCAAATAGTCAATGCAGAGTCAACAAAAACAGGGCAATACAGTTAGAGGAAGTCAAAATAATCAAGTCAGTTAGGTAACAGCTTCAGTTCATAGCTCATAGCTCAATCCAAATTCATCCCGAATCCATAATGTTCCCATATTTGTCAGCTACCCTTGTTAAATGAAAAGAATTACCAATTTACCACTATTTGAGTCGTCGTCATGGGAACATTATGAAAGCATAAAGCCTAGTTTCCAAAGTTTGATCTGGACAAGATCAATGTTTTGGGGACACATATTGATAATAAACCTCCTATTATATTCACTTATGCAAGGAGAAGAAAAGGTCAACAGGTCAATGCTGATTAACTAATGTCAAACAGTCAATGCAGATTTAATAAAATCAAACAGGTCAATACAGTTACAGGAAGTCAAAGTTATCAAGTCACTTAGGTAACATGTTCAGTCCTTAGCTAAGTTGTTAGTTGATTAGAATTTAGAAACAGTGCAAGATATCAGGGAGCATGGTATTGGCATAAAAGGGAGGTAAGAAGGCAGCAGTAGGCATCAAATGAAATGTATTGTAAATGTAGGAGAGAAGTAAATCagtgaaagaaaacatcaaatttCTCTTTTTCTTCATCAATTCTGTATCAGCATATTGCTATTATTGGTTTAAAATTGTGAATACATTGCTATCATGGGTAAGAAATGAAAGTGCATTGCAGTTATAGGTACAAAATAAAGTACATTGCATGTATTCGTAAAAAGagcaaagtacattgttaattTCAGCAATTTTTCCTAAAAATAAAATGAACAGCCCATGAACGCCTTTCTTAAATTATGTTATAGTTTAGTTTTCAAAACCAGTAACCATTTTCTTAAAGATTTTCAAGGATAAAAATGACATTTCTCAAGGTTTAGGTATCACTTACCAAACAACAGCATTTCCACAGACTAGAGCAATGCATGCATTCCATCCTACACAgcaacatttgacagtttataagATAGAAGGTAAAATTTATTCATCAATATATTAACAAGTGCTGTAATGCTATTGCTCACCAAGAACAGCACAAGGAAAATTGAAGGCTGTAATAACACCAACTACTCCAAGAGGATTCCACATCTGTAAATAGtcaaataatatatataagtGTAATGGATGAAATGAATAAGCATACATTAAATCAAAACATGTTAATAGTACCTCAAGCATCATATGATTTGGACCTGTCAACAAACCAACCATGGTTAGTATTCAGGGTAACCAATTGAGGTTGTAatgttatttttctttatttttgaaatatGAAAGGAAATGGGAATAGAGTATAATAGAGCTTACGTTCAGAAGGTACCACAGATCCGTTTAATTGTCGGCTTAAGCCCACTGCAAAGTCACACATATCAATGACTTCCTGCCatgaaatgttttatttaataagATACAACTTAATAAGACATGGTGTGAATTAAAAGTGATTAATTACATACTTGAACTTCTCCTATTCCTTCTGGAAGAATTTTTCCCATTTCAAGTGATAGAAGTCTACCAAGGTACTGAAGCTTGGTTCTTAGTGCATCACCAATCTGTCTAACAATCTCGCCTCGCTTTGGTGCAGGAAGCTAacaggaaaaaaaattaattacaaaATGGTAAAAAAGAGATTATGGAAATATAACAGTAAACTATACCCATGAGAACTTTAACTTACTTGCATCCAAATCTTTGAGGCTTCATAACAAGCCTTTATGCCTTCTTCATAATCTTGAGAAGAAGCTTCTACTACTTCAGCAATGGTCTAGAACAACAAAATATTACTTCTGTAAAAACTTGTCATTGAATAAGATAATCAACTTAGATAGTGTTTGGATGAGCTTATGTCCCTTGAAGAAGTAACAATTATGCAATCGATTAGGGTAAAATATTATATTTGACCCATAATATATGAATAAGATGGTCATATAAAAACCCCTTCAGATGATCACTGTCTAATCACACATCCAAACACCCTTAATCGGATTATTGAAAAATTTCAGCAAGTTCAGAATCGAAATCAAAATAACCTAGAGATCAAACTAAACCGATTTGCGTTATCAAATTCAAAATGTAACTCTCTTATTTAACAGGGTGAAATATAGTATAAGTATACCCTTAATCGTCGGGATCTTTTAGGTAAATTAGAATAAACCTTAAAACACGGAAGAGTGTAATATTGAAGTACAGAATCAGATAGAGTGGATTTGAAGCAGAGGTGATTACCTTGTTGTTTGCAGGATTAACAGAGGAGACAACAGAACCACTCCCTTTCCAAACACCATTAACAAAGGCACCAGAATTTCGAGGCTCGATACCAATCTCGGTTAAGAACTCGTACTCCTTGGCAAAACCCATATATGCACGAAGCAATAACACTACACTGATAAATCAGATACATATCAACTAAAAAAATGTAGTGAACTATTAATCCGTATCAAAAATCATCTGCTAGTGTTGGGTATCACTTGCAGATCAGATCATTTTGGTGATCGTTAAAGATCTATTCATTACCTGAAACGCCTTTTGAACTAATTTGGGGAAAAAACAGCAGCCGTTATGAAGTCCTCTGGGAGTTTCAGATGAGACTGAGGGTTATTGTTTGTTAGAATTATTATAGAGAAAGGAGAGACGTATTACCGGAGAAGACTGTTATACGACAAAACAGTTTGATGATTTGGTGAGGATGCCACGGAAGGGAGTGAGTTTTTGGAGGGTTTTGAATCAGACGTATGCCTAATCGGTAACGGAACCATAATTTAAGGTACCACGTAGTACATCGATTACTCGTCCCCACTATTTTGCTTTTGGGATTAGGACGGAGGCAGCGGTCCCATGAGAACTATTTATTTagacatttattattattattattattttagaaaATAACACCCTAGCATATTAATCTTTTTTCGTTTAGTCGATTTGGTCACTAAATGTCTTTTCTTTGTCAATTAAGTCATTAAAGTTGGGTTTTACCTATTAATAACACcgttttttcaaaaattaaacggCTTCCCGATTTCATTCTTATGTGGCTAAGTGATGTCACAAACCTCTTACCTAGACTTCCAACGTGGCACCTGACGAGTTATCTTCCCAATTATGCTATTAGTTAAAACCCCGATTTGGACCTCATTCATTTCTTTCTTACCCTTTCTTGAAAAGTCGAAGCAAGCACCCTCATTTACATAATCAGATTGTCCGATTCTTCAACACAATGTATGTGAGCTCGTCCAATGCAAGAAATCGCCTTCAAGTTGCTCGTGTGTTTGTTCAAGACGGTGCTATCAACTGTGACTGCGATGTTCCAACTAAGGAACAGACATGTTGGAAGCTCATTAACCCCGGCAGACATTTTTGGAACTGCAACAACAGCTTGGTAAGCTTCGATCTAGCTTGATTTGTTAATGCAAgattttttagggtttcactataAAAAACCCTTACATTacgaaaaaaaactaaaaataattttGATTATCTTGGTTTGCATTTGGTGATTAGTGATTACGTTTTGATGTTGTATTTATTTGGGTTTGATACAGACAAGACTGAGGAAATGTGATTACTTTGAATGGAAAGATGTCGCACTGGAAGAAGGTTACTACAAAAACCTCATATATTCCATGAAGCAGCAGTTAGATTCCAAAGAGGATCTTGGTGTCATAAAAACTTGAGGACTAGGAATGTTGAGTTTGAGTTTCTCCTGAGTAAGGGAAGAGTCTAGTGGCAAGCATGGAGAAGGGGATGTGTGATTCCAAGAAGAGCATACGTATGTACAAGCTGTTGGTAGTTGTTCTAGTTGTTGGgtatgtttgttttgtttttaagttAGCTAATTAGTGTTGGGGTGTGAAGCTTTTGGTGAAGCTATTAGTGTAAGGTGTGTGTATTAGAATGTGAAGGTTTTTTGTATCTTTTGTAAAGTCAGCCTAAAGTGGTAATGTTCTGCATTTTGTATTTTTTGTAAAATCCCAATGACAGTTGCTAATTATCATGAATGTAAAGTCCCAACGACATATAACTGGAATGGAAATGTTTATGTAGATAGCGGAATGGAATTGTTTATGTTAATGGAATTGTTTATGTTATTCAAAGGAAACATGCATGTATGGTTTCATttccttatattaatataattatatTGGTTTTAGTGGTCCATGTTAAAGTACCAATTGTATGGGGACCATTTGCATACATAGTGGATGTTTTATAATTAGGGAAATGGGACCTTTCAACCCATTAAAGTAATATATACAGTACCATATACCACATTGACATTCATGCACATAATTCCAAACTATTCCATGCAAAATATATAAACAACCATCACCTTTTCTTATAGTTAaacacattaaaagacaacattATTCAATTAACTTAAAATGGAAACATACTATCATAGTTGCCAAAAATTACCATAttacacaaacacaaacacaaagtCAAAATTACCATCATCCTAATAGACTTACATTAAATCCATATTACACAAACCCAAAGTGAAATACACAAACCATAACATCCCACCCTAGTCAATTATAAGAGCTTTTCCCTTGGAATTTCTTGGATCATCAACACTACCAACTGTCTTTCTTAATTTGATCCTTAATATTCTCTACGATTTTCTTCTCCTTATCCTCTTCAAAATATCTGAAATTGGTCTAACATGTTGCACTTGAACTGTTGCACATTAGGAACCTCAACAGCTTCCTCAACCACAACACTAACTAGACTCTGACCATCTTCAAACACATCATTAGCTTGACCCTGACCATCTTCAACCACACCATTAGCTTGACCCTTATCACCTTCAACATTTTAAACCTCAACATTAACTTGATCTTTAACACCTTCAACATTTTCAACCTCAACATCCTCACCAACAAAATCTTCAACTTCATAACTTCTAGGAGGAGTCACTTGCATATACTGACCATAACCCCCTACACTACTAGATTCAGAATCATTAGAAGTAGGCTAGAAATCATTTTAAGTAGTCTCCACCTGAATTGGAGTCAATTCAACCTCATCATGTTTGTTGAGGTTCACTTGTACTAGCCTACATTAGAGGAAATAATTATGTAAGTGGATAAGCACATGTAAATAACTTTAAATAGAAAATGGTTTTACCTGGCCTGCTTTTCTCCTTGGACAAAGTTTTTGTTTCTAGTTTTTCCTCTCATTTACATCTTGGGGTCTTCTTTGTGGACAAGTAGCCTTGTTGTGACATATCTCCTTGCATATATTGCATTTGATTTTCTTTCGTACCTTATAAACCTTGTGTTTTCCTTTATTCCATGTAGTGGATTTCTTCCTACTAGTGGCTAGCCTAACAGGCATCCTTCTACTAATAGGAGGCAATGGTGGATCATAGTTGGTTTGTGGCCACATGTCACTCTCATTCATAGGGGCAATTCTATAATTGTATGCTTTTATAAAGGTTGTGGTGTTATACATGTTGTTCATATAGGCTTCTACATCCCTATCAAGATAGGATATGCTTGTTACATAATGAGCACATCCATATACATTCAATTGACACAACCTACAGGAGCATGTTTTCCTTTCCAAGTCTACTTGATATGCATCTACTGGTCCCCTAACCTTAAACTAGTTTAATCTACTAGGCAGTACCTGATAATGCCTATGGACCTTCTTAAGCAAATTCACCTTATCCCTTATCTATGGACAAATATGATTTCCCCATTGTTGTCCCTTCAACCTCATGTTGTACAATT includes these proteins:
- the LOC111910340 gene encoding aldehyde dehydrogenase family 7 member B4 codes for the protein MGFAKEYEFLTEIGIEPRNSGAFVNGVWKGSGSVVSSVNPANNKTIAEVVEASSQDYEEGIKACYEASKIWMQLPAPKRGEIVRQIGDALRTKLQYLGRLLSLEMGKILPEGIGEVQEVIDMCDFAVGLSRQLNGSVVPSERPNHMMLEMWNPLGVVGVITAFNFPCAVLGWNACIALVCGNAVVWKGAPTTPLITIAMTKLVAEVLEKNSLPTAIFTSFCGGAEIGQAISKDTRIPLVSFTGSSKVGQMVQQTVSERFGKCLLELSGNNALIVMDDADIQLAVRSVLFAAVGTAGQRCTTCRRLLVHEKIYDSVVDKLLEAYKQVKVGDPLENGTLLGPLHTKASRENFEKGIKVIKSQGGKILTGGSVIESEGNFVQPTIVEISPSADVVKEELFGPVLYVLKFKDFKEAVEINNSVPQGLSSSIFTRSHELIFKWIGPQGSDCGIVNVNIPTNGAEIGGAFGGEKGTGGGREAGSDSWKQYMRRSTCTINYGSELPLAQGISFGN